In Daucus carota subsp. sativus chromosome 4, DH1 v3.0, whole genome shotgun sequence, one DNA window encodes the following:
- the LOC108218826 gene encoding oxysterol-binding protein-related protein 1C, whose amino-acid sequence MHNPFCCGSSFRNQITFAAITTTAAMPASSNSGRSDPIRNSSNQVHSHINTNSDSNNHIDAKINDIFVGNGICGVLHKWVNYGKGWRPRWFVLQDGVVSYYKIHGPDKIVIDSESVKGFKIIGEDSHKRIPKSRSVVNAVGSSRHTNTPVGEVHLKVSSIRESRSDDKRFSIFTGTKRLHMRAETQEDRQQWLEALHAVKGMFPRMSNGDLMAPIDNIAVSTEKLRQRLLEECVSEAAIQDSEQIMRNEFASLQNQLILVRQQHWLLIDTLRHLETEKVDLENTVVDESQRQLKEVGQSSRSTLGKYSEASASGSEDDNERVDTVEEETDEEDNAFFDTRDFLSSNSFRSSGSDYRTSSFSSDEEISSELGDGVDPSIRSVGATFPKVKRRKKLPDPVEKEKSVSLWSMIKDNIGKDLTKVCLPVYFNEPLSSLQKCYEDLEYSYLLDRAYEWGKRGNSLMRILNVAAFAVSGYASTEGRNCKPFNPLLGETYEADFPDKGLRFFSEKVSHHPMIVACHCEGTGWKFWGDSNLKSKFWGRSIQLDPVGILTLEFDDGEVLQWSKVTTSIYNLILGKLYVDHYGTMRIQGSSNYSCKLKFKEQSIIERNPHQVQGIVQDKNGKTVATLFGKWDESMHYVDGDFSGKGKGFDQSEAHLLWKRSKPPKFPTRYNLSRFAITLNEITPGLRAQLPPTDSRLRPDQRCLENGEFEMANSEKLRLEQRQRQARKMQERGWMPQWFAKGKGSDTYQYIGGYWEARKQGNWESCPDIFGQMSSDQMVD is encoded by the exons ATGCATAATCCGTTCTGTTGTGGATCGTCGTTTCGCAATCAAATAACTTTCGCGGCGATTACAACCACGGCGGCGATGCCGGCGTCGTCGAATTCGGGTAGATCCGACCCGATCAGGAACTCGAGCAACCAAGTACACAGCCACATCAACACCAATTCGGATTCGAATAATCATATAGATGCgaaaatcaatgatattttCGTGGGGAACGGGATATGTGGAGTGCTGCACAAGTGGGTGAATTATGGCAAAGGATGGAGGCCGAGATGGTTTGTGCTGCAAGACGGTGTCGTTTCTTATTATAAGATTCATGGACCCGATAAGATTGTGATTGATTCTGAGAGTGTCAAGGGATTTAAAATTATCGGAGAGGATTCGCACAAGAGGATTCCCAAAAGTAGAAGTGTTGTTAATGCTGTTGGCAGTAGTAGGCATACTAATACTCCTGTTGGTGAAGTTCATCTCAag GTTTCTTCAATTCGAGAAAGCAGGTCAGATGATAAAAGGTTTTCTATTTTTACGGGAACGAAGAGGCTGCACATGAGAGCAGAAACACAAGAGGATCGCCAGCAATGGCTTGAAGCATTGCATGCTGTGAAAGGCATGTTCCCTCGAATGTCCAATGGCGACTTAATGGCTCCCATAGATAATATTGCTGTTTCAACAGAGAAGTTACGGCAGCGTCTGTTGGAAGAGTGTGTAAGTGAGGCAGCTATCCAGGATAGTGAACAAATAATGAGGAATGAGTTTGCATCCCTGCAGAATCAACTTATTCTTGTGCGGCAGCAGCATTGGCTATTGATCGACACACTGCGACATTTAGAG ACTGAGAAGGTTGATCTGGAAAACACAGTAGTTGATGAGAGTCAAAGGCAATTGAAAGAGGTTGGGCAGTCCTCTAGATCGACACTTGGGAAATACAGTG AGGCAAGTGCAAGTGGATCTGAAGATGATAATGAAAGAGTAGACACTGTGGAGGAAGAGACAGATGAGGAGGATAATGCCTTCTTCGACACTCGAGATTTTCTATCATCAAATTCATTTAGAAGCAGTGGGTCGGATTATCGAACATCATCTTTTTCATCAGATGAAGAAATTAGTTCAGAGTTGGGGGACGGAGTTGACCCTTCAATTAGGTCTGTTGGTGCTACCTTTCCAAAAGTTAAACGTCGTAAGAAATTGCCTGATCCAGTTGAAAAAGAAAAGAGCGTAAGTCTGTGGTCGATGATTAAAGACAATATTGGAAAAGATCTCACCAAAGTTTGTCTTCCAGTGTACTTTAACGAACCACTGTCTTCTCTGCAAAAGTGCTATGAAGATCTTGAGTATTCATATCTTCTTGATCGAGCGTATGAATGGGGCAAAAGG GGTAATAGCCTTATGAGGATCTTGAATGTAGCAGCATTTGCAGTTTCTGGTTATGCTTCTACCGAGGGAAGGAATTGCAAACCATTTAATCCACTACTGGGGGAGACATATGAGGCTGACTTTCCTGATAAAGGTTTACGTTTTTTCTCTGAGAAG GTTAGTCACCATCCCATGATTGTAGCATGTCACTGTGAGGGTACAGGCTGGAAATTTTGGGGAGATAGCAATTTGAAAAGCAAATTTTGGGGTCGCTCAATTCAGCTCGATCCTGTTGGCATATTGACACTGGAATTTGATGATGGTGAAGTTCTTCAGTGGAGTAAG GTCACAACATCTATATACAATCTTATATTGGGGAAGCTGTATGTTGATCACTATGGCACAATGCGGATACAGGGAAGTAGTAACTATTCATGCAAGCTTAAATTTAAGGAACAGTCGATTATAGAACGGAATCCTCATCAG GTGCAAGGCATTGTGCAAGATAAGAATGGAAAGACGGTTGCTACTTTGTTTGGGAAGTGGGATGAGAGCATGCATTATGTAGATGGAGACTTCTCTGGTAAAGGAAAGGGATTTGATCAATCAGAAGCTCATCTGCTTTGGAAGCGGAGCAAACCTCCTAAGTTCCCTACTAGATATAACTTGTCACGCTTTGCTATCACACTAAATGAGATCACCCCTGGATTGAGG GCCCAGTTGCCACCAACAGATTCAAGGCTAAGACCTGATCAGAGATGCTTGGAAAATGGGGAATTTGAAATGGCAAATTCTGAAAAGCTGAGACTGGAGCAGCGGCAACGGCAG GCACGTAAAATGCAGGAGAGGGGTTGGATGCCACAATGGTTTGCCAAGGGTAAAGGAAGCGATACTTACCAGTATATTGGTGGGTACTGGGAAGCTAGAAAGCAAGGCAACTGGGAATCATGTCCAGATATTTTTGGTCAAATGTCTTCTGATCAGATGGTAGACTAA